The Streptomyces luteogriseus genome includes a window with the following:
- a CDS encoding cytochrome P450: MESQRGGGGPVDLDDTGLEALAPEPLLTRDYETRPALVYERLRQQHGPVAPVDLLGVPAWLVLGYRESLQVLQDDDGWPKGLENWRARSEGRVPADWPLGPSLEVNHILIQGGAGYRPLRTAWDVALKPFQDPRHPQAKRLKAAVTAYADELITLVGQGGKTGVADLSAQFSRPLPLMVASHLLGFPGSQGDDALMDMWRVLDAGPDAEAALERLLATLAELAALKLEKPGDDFPSYLLAAHPDLSLDHLARELFMLLGMTSDHVGILISNTVVEVISGEGSVRASLSAGMVRETMNRVVMRKPPLVNFVPRFAARNTPLGNYVIRAGDPVWVSPGAAHADPLFADHVASGTAISTRAHLSWGAGPRQCPARELASAVASAGVGRLFERFDHLDLALPADQLPWRSSPFMRGLRSLPVRYDLASAPPPRPWAEEPAPGAAEDVLPDPSARQRSSLWRYLTGLIRGGR; this comes from the coding sequence ATGGAATCCCAGCGGGGTGGCGGCGGACCGGTGGACCTGGACGACACGGGTCTGGAGGCTCTCGCTCCCGAACCGCTGCTGACCAGGGACTACGAGACGCGTCCCGCGCTCGTGTACGAGCGGCTGCGGCAGCAGCACGGCCCGGTCGCGCCGGTCGACCTGCTGGGGGTGCCGGCCTGGCTGGTCCTCGGCTACCGCGAGTCGCTCCAGGTGCTCCAGGACGACGACGGCTGGCCCAAGGGCCTGGAGAACTGGCGGGCCCGCTCCGAGGGCAGGGTGCCGGCCGACTGGCCGCTCGGCCCCTCCCTGGAGGTCAACCACATCCTGATCCAGGGCGGCGCCGGCTACCGGCCGCTGCGCACCGCGTGGGACGTCGCCCTCAAGCCCTTCCAGGACCCCCGCCACCCCCAGGCCAAGCGTCTGAAGGCCGCCGTCACCGCCTACGCCGACGAACTGATCACCCTGGTCGGCCAGGGCGGCAAGACCGGCGTCGCCGACCTGTCCGCGCAGTTCTCCCGGCCGCTGCCGCTGATGGTGGCCAGCCATCTGCTGGGCTTCCCCGGCTCGCAGGGCGACGACGCGCTGATGGACATGTGGCGCGTGCTCGACGCGGGCCCGGACGCCGAGGCGGCCCTGGAGCGCCTGCTGGCGACGCTGGCCGAACTGGCCGCGCTGAAGCTGGAGAAGCCGGGTGACGACTTCCCCTCCTACCTGCTGGCCGCCCACCCCGACCTGTCGCTCGACCATCTCGCCCGCGAGCTGTTCATGCTGCTCGGCATGACCTCCGACCACGTCGGCATCCTCATCTCCAACACCGTCGTGGAGGTCATCTCGGGTGAGGGCAGTGTGCGCGCCAGCCTGTCCGCCGGGATGGTCAGGGAGACCATGAACCGGGTGGTCATGCGCAAGCCGCCCCTGGTCAACTTCGTGCCGCGGTTCGCCGCCCGGAACACCCCGCTCGGCAACTACGTCATCCGGGCCGGCGACCCGGTGTGGGTCTCCCCGGGCGCCGCCCACGCCGACCCGCTCTTCGCCGACCACGTCGCCTCGGGCACCGCCATCAGCACCCGGGCCCACCTGTCCTGGGGAGCCGGGCCGCGCCAGTGCCCGGCGCGGGAGCTCGCCTCTGCGGTCGCATCGGCCGGAGTCGGGCGCCTCTTCGAGCGGTTCGACCACCTCGACCTGGCCCTGCCCGCCGACCAACTGCCGTGGCGCTCCTCGCCGTTCATGCGCGGACTGCGTTCCCTGCCGGTGCGCTACGACCTGGCCTCCGCGCCGCCGCCACGGCCCTGGGCGGAGGAACCCGCGCCGGGGGCCGCCGAGGATGTCCTGCCGGACCCGTCCGCCCGGCAGCGCTCCTCGCTGTGGCGCTACCTGACGGGCCTCATCCGCGGCGGCCGCTGA